The DNA segment AAACACAAATCCAGCAATTCCCCGTCGGCAGCATATAAAACATATTCACCATCGCCAACAACGATAACGACCTTGCCGGGATTTTTGAACCGCCCCGCGTGTTCACGCAGGGCATCCGGCAAACTTGGGTCTTCAATATCGACCAACTCTTCGCCGTCCCAATCTTCGTTCACAGTTCCCTCCTCAATCGCCGAAAAAAATCGACAATAACAAACCAGTTGCCAGCCATTTCCAGAAACTGTCCTGTCGAGAATCAATATCAAAAATCCAGCATGACAATCGCCAGATTAGGTACATGAATCCCAAAAACGCCAGTATCAAGCCGATTAATGCGCTCATGGCTGCTTCATGTTGCCAGATGAACGGTAAAAGTAACCCGTTGCCAGGGGTTACGCGACTCTTCGAGCGCGGTAATGTAAGCCTGCAAATTTTGCTGGTGGTCCAGTAGATAGCTGATGGTAGCGTTATCCAGGCGAGGCACATAACCCAGGATATGGCCTTGCCATTCCACGCGGACGGCTCGGGGATCATGGACATTGTCTGCTTCACGAATCAATTGCAAGGCATCGGCCACTCGGAGCTGGCTCCAAACGGTTTCGCCGTCGTGATACTGAAACCCGGCAATCGGCGAGCGCAGCAGTTCGATACGATGCTCGGTGTTCGATTGGCCGCCAAGGCTTAGTGTTGCTGCAGATGCACCACCGGCGCCCAGCAGCGCAGTCAGTGTGCTTAAAAAGGATCGTCTGTTCATGAGATTTCCTCTATCGATTCGCCAACCATAAATGACCTTGTAACCACAATCGGCCTTCTATGTCCTGACCGACTTGAGGCGGTTCATTGCCTGACCAAGCCTTGCGTGTGATCAGGATATCCAGATCGGCATCCTCGTCAAAACGCATGACGGTGGCTCGTACACGCCAACCCGTCTGTCCGAGCCAATCGCTAAATTCGCTTACGGTTTTGATGGGGGCGTGAAAGCTGTAATCGTCAGCATCCCATCCGTTGACCGGTAACAACATGGCTGACCCATCCAGAGAAATAGTCATCGTAGTTGTTTCCGCTGTTTGGCCATTCTGCGCATGGCGATTGCTCCAAGCCACTTCATCCGGGTGGCGGTTGACACTCATTTCCACATGCTCTGCTGGGCGAGCATCGTAGGCCAGTCCGGTCAGAATAAATTCATAGCTTTTGCCGGATTGATACCAACTGCGATTGACCAGGAAGCGGTTGTCGAAAAACGTGATACTGGCATCACCCCAACTAGCGGTGATCATCGCTTCCAGACCGCTATCCCAAACCGATACACGACGCAATATCAATGTCTGTTGGATACCTGCATCGCTGAAGGGAAAAAGACTCACCAGACCATTACCGGTTATGTCTTTTTTGACGATAACGGCCAGGCCTTGCTGACGCGTCGGCCAAGCTAATTGAACGCCTTGTGGCCAATGCTCGGGTGTGCGATTGGATGAGGGGTAAAAGTCGCCATAACCGGTTTGTACCAGTGCCTTGGGCACAATCTCAGGTAACTGACCGAAAATGTCTTGGGCATCATCGAAAAATGCCTGCCAATGAGAACCTGGATAATGCGCCACCTCGTCTGTTTCGATACTAAATGTCGAATCGGGCCAGGACAAAGGCAACGAGGTGGTTTTGTCGGAATAATCGACAGAGGCTACTGGTGATTGCGCTAAGGTTTGTTCCAACTCGGTTTTACGCACCAACACTTCATTTTGATTTTCAAGCTGCAGACCGATGTAATCTTCACCGATAAAGCAGACCTGACAAGAACCGTATTCGGGATGCTGCAGCATGCTTTGCAATGTAAGCGCGTCAGTTTTCATAAAGGCCCCGCCAATTTATCCAGTGAAGTTAAAAATACACCGTAAGCCTATACACTGAGTGTCTCAAATACTGAGACACTGACTATTTTTGGTAAATTTGACTGATCTTCGCCGCTTCGTTGGTGACAGATTCTCGTAAAGAGGTTGGAGCCTCAACTTCGACATGGCTGCCGT comes from the Methylomonas sp. LL1 genome and includes:
- a CDS encoding HIRAN domain-containing protein: MNRRSFLSTLTALLGAGGASAATLSLGGQSNTEHRIELLRSPIAGFQYHDGETVWSQLRVADALQLIREADNVHDPRAVRVEWQGHILGYVPRLDNATISYLLDHQQNLQAYITALEESRNPWQRVTFTVHLAT